The Tamandua tetradactyla isolate mTamTet1 chromosome 23, mTamTet1.pri, whole genome shotgun sequence genome includes a window with the following:
- the LOC143666589 gene encoding olfactory receptor 8H1-like: MGSRNNTNAPDFILMGLTDSEVIQQVLFMLFLLIYLITLLGNAGMILIIHLDLHLHTPMYYFLSHLSFLDLNYSTVIIPKTLEILQTSNKYISFMVCFTQMSFFIFLAVTEFFFLSSMAYDRYVAICNPLNYQVVMSTRLCRALITGSYAFGFTESLIIVVYMNNLNFCKSNIIYHFFCDMIPILALSCTDTHDIEIMMFIFGSVNVMVSLITISVSYGSILSTILKINSTSGKHKAFSTCASHLLGVIIFYSTTIFTYLKPKQSYSLGKDQVASVFYTMFIPMLNPLIYSLRNKEVKNALFRIRQKREGSRQLK; this comes from the coding sequence ATGGGAAGTAGGAATAACACAAATGCACCTGACTTCATCCTTATGGGATTGACAGACTCAGAAGTGATCCAGCAGGTACTTTTTATGCTGTTTCTCCTGATATACCTGATTACCCTGCTGGGGAATGCAGGGATGATACTAATAATTCACCTAGATCTCcaccttcacacccccatgtattATTTCCTCAGTCACCTGTCATTCCTTGACCTCAATTACTCAACAGTCATCATCCCTAAAACCTTAGAAATCTTACAAACTTCCaacaaatatatttcattcatgGTCTGCTTCACCCAGAtgtctttttttatcttcttggcagtcactgaatttttttttctctcttctatggcctatgaccgctatgtggctaTCTGCAACCCTCTAAACTATCAGGTTGTTATGTCCACGAGACTCTGCAGAGCCCTCATTACTGGGTCTTATGCATTTGGCTTTACTGAATCATTAATCATTGTTGTTTACATGAACAATTTGAATTTCTGCAAATCCAATATAAtctatcactttttctgtgacatGATCCCCATTTTAGCCCTGTCCTGCACTGACACTCATGACATTGAAATAATGATGTTCATCTTTGGTAGTGTAAATGTCATGGTGTCTCTGATCACAATCTCTGTGTCCTATGGTTCCATTTTGTCTACTATCTTGAAAATTAATTCTACTTCAGGAAAACACAAAGCCTTCTCTACTTGTGCATCTCACCTCCTGGGAGTCATCATCTTTTATAGCACTAcgatttttacttatttaaaaccaaAGCAGTCCTACTCTTTGGGAAAAGATCAAGTGGCCTCTGTGTTTTATACTATGTTCATTCCCATGTTGAATCCACTCATTTATAGTCTTAggaacaaagaagtgaaaaatgctctCTTTAGAATCAGGCAAAAGAGAGAGGGTTCCAGGCAATTGAAATGA